In Montipora foliosa isolate CH-2021 unplaced genomic scaffold, ASM3666993v2 scaffold_470, whole genome shotgun sequence, the following are encoded in one genomic region:
- the LOC137989721 gene encoding uncharacterized protein has protein sequence MKRSRTEKSPWIKSKAKPGPKKKKIDEFHPDKRKNLAESDKGSWFNQPSESEADGASSLDVPGLGVSRKKIMAVKKGEEQNSVTGEPLPGTSQDYSSSSDSENVEEEACGETWTIVDRKELNRVLEKSVICRFCESESVNFEEVASTGLGAEWVCRCKNSNCASHQTLAPFHTTPKTNRFYDINRELVLGLRLIGRGYSAATKVLSVLNLPRPVSNVSWTAHTKAIELAANELLERELQNAVLQVKRYKLENGDLDANVDSSIADEQLKDIVVDAGVSIDGSWNSRGWSARDGMVAVVSIDTGKVLDVVFLSNSCAACEQKKREQREGKISKRDFLGWFIGHEENCYLNHEGSSQSMEAEGARRLYGRSLQKHKLRYIPFVGDGDSKSYAEVTKMAPYGEAVFIPKEDCIGHVTKRMGTALRNLQATYKGKKLEDGKGLGGRGRLTVTRIDTLQNFYGKAIRDNKGDAKAMSKATHAILKHYASTPEQPRHEDCPMGKDSWCSHNRDKATGQTTHVPIKDPLPEAVVKVMQPTFDRLGSEEFLVGCEKCLDQNNNESLHHVVWGMAPKEQYTSQQETSLAVSLGVLVFNNGSEETISKLIELMDIPIHSDMPSQWEKIDSKRMSVSDYKTNPIVKQRRKSIRREKSKKQDAFVHQEGVMYSSQSFYNNES, from the exons ATGAAACGTTCCAGAACGGAGAAAAGTCCTTGGataaaaagcaaagcaaagccaggaccaaagaagaagaagatcgaTGAATTTCATCCggacaaaaggaaaaatctcgCCGAAAGTGACAAGGGCTCGTGGTTCAATCAACCCTCGGAAAGCGAAGCGGATGGTGCCTCATCTCTGGATGTGCCAGGACTAGGAGTTAGTAGGAAAAAAATAATGGCAgtgaagaaaggagaagaacaAAATAGTGTTACGGGGGAGCCACTTCCAGGAACAAGCCAAGATTATTCTTCATCGTCGGATTCTGAGAACGTCGAAGAAGAAGCATGCGGCGAAACATGGACAATCGTCGACAGGAAGGAGCTAAATCGTGTGCTTGAGAAAAGTGTGATTTGTCGTTTCTGCGAAAGCGAAAGTGTAAATTTCGAAGAGGTAGCAAGCACAGGACTCGGTGCAGAATGGGTTTGTCGatgtaaaaattcaaattgcgCTTCTCACCAAACCCTGGCCCCATTCCACACAACGCCGAAGACAAACAGGTTCTATGACATAAATCGAGAACTAGTCCTCGGACTTCGATTGATTGGACGTGGGTATTCTGCAGCAACGAAGGTTTTAAGTGTTTTGAATCTCCCGAGACCAGTGAGCAATGTCTCGTGGACTGCACATACGAAGGCTATTGAACTTGCCGCAAACGAACTTCTCGAAAGAGAACTCCAGAACGCTGTGCTGCAAGTGAAGAGGTACAAGTTGGAAAATGGCGATTTGGACGCAAATGTCGATAGCAGCATCGCCGATGAACAGTTGAAGGACATTGTTGTCGATGCTGGCGTCTCAATTGATGGATCCTGGAACAGTCGTGGCTGGTCTGCGCGAGATGGAATGGTGGCTGTGGTTTCCATAGATACCGGGAAAGTTCTGGATGTCGTTTTTCTGTCCAATTCATGTGCTGCTTGtgagcaaaagaaaagagaacaaCGGGAGGGGAAAATTTCAAAGAGGGATTTCCTTGGGTGGTTCATTGGCCACGAAGAGAATTGCTACCTCAATCACGAAGGGAGTTCTCAG TCTATGGAAGCAGAGGGAGCACGTCGCTTGTATGGCCGATCACTTCAGAAGCACAAACTCCGTTATATACCATTTGTGGGGGATGGAGACAGCAAAAGCTATGCTGAAGTTACAAAGATGGCCCCTTATGGTGAGGCGGTTTTTATTCCTAAGGAGGACTGCATCGGGCATGTCACAAAGCGGATGGGAACTGCGCTGAGAAATTTGCAAGCAACATATAAAG GTAAAAAACTGGAAGATGGAAAAGGCCTCGGTGGAAGGGGGAGACTGACTGTAACACGCATTGACACCCTGCAGAATTTTTATGGGAAGGCGATACGTGACAATAAGGGGGATGCCAAAGCAATGTCAAAAGCAACACATGCCATCCTTAAACATTATGCCAGCACTCCTGAACAGCCACGCCATGAAGACTGTCCCATGGGAAAGGATTCATGGTGTAGCCACAACAGAGATAAAGCCACTGGTCAGACAACTCATGTACCAATAAAGGATCCCTTGCCCGAAGCTGTGGTCAAGGTCATGCAACCGACATTTGACAGACTTGGGTCTGAAGAGTTCTTAGTTGGCTGTGAAAAATGCCTTGATCAGAACAATAATGAAAGCCTTCATCATGTTGTCTGGGGTATGGCACCTAAAGAGCAATACACATCACAACAAGAGACAAGTCTTGCAGTGTCTCTGGGTGTGCTTGTGTTCAACAATGGCTCAGAGGAAACAATAAGTAAACTGATAGAGTTAATGGACATTCCCATTCATTCAGACATGCCAAGCCAATGGGAAAAAATTGACTCTAAACGTATGTCAGTATCTGACTATAAAACTAATCCTATAGTAAAGCAAAGAAGGAAAAGTATCAGACGAGAGAAGTCCAAGAAGCAGGATGCCTTTGTGCATCAAGAAGGTGTGATGTACAGCTCACAGAGTTTCTATAACAATGAATCTTAA
- the LOC137989732 gene encoding uncharacterized protein, with protein MGKTKGKRRASQKQTKEPAPQRGFKEALVAEMRSLGFDGDFFARNLDQSIERSTRRGKGPRRTRYIQYCTWAHALMRKEIGPEDAEFAFPEVVLDYIRHIAPGDIKGEIREDAYKVSLQDFCSAIDLPRLTDESSHP; from the exons ATggggaaaacaaaaggaaagcgacGTGCTTCGCAAAAACAAACGAAGGAGCCAGCGCCGCAGCGCGGGTTCAAGGAGGCACTCGTTGCGGAGATGAGATCTCTTGG GTTCGatggtgacttctttgctcGCAACCTTGACCAAAGCATTGAGCGTAGTACAAGACGCGGTAAAGGGCCTCGTCGCACCAGATATATCCAGTATTGTACCTGGGCACATGCGTTGATG CGAAAAGAAATCGGACCAGAAGATGCTGAATTTGCATTTCCAGAGGTGGTGTTGGACTATATAAGACATATTGCTCCTGGAGACATCAAAGGGGAAATCAGAGAG GATGCTTACAAAGTGTCATTGCAAGATTTCTGTTCTGCCATTGATCTGCCCAGGTTGACAGATGAAAGCAGTCATCCTTAA